A single region of the Deinococcus aestuarii genome encodes:
- a CDS encoding cysteine hydrolase family protein, translating to MSKRKFREVYAPTPDGGVQFAASADRWHLYKDHVHLAPHHQEGGLLRFEASLMPFVDNPDRQALVVIDMQNDFCSPGGWTDVSGLDHERCRRAIPGVIRALEVARERQMWVIWVDWHNRPDLRNLGAPTLFSFKHSLEQRGIGQELERGPVLTAGSWGARMVDELLVRMREEDILTEKVRMDGFFGTHLDQVLRTQGIETLLFAGVNIDQGVTSTVEEAYLRDYGAVLPEDACATSSPDSCYDAVVFNARACWGFSITTAQFAQARPPGAKEEGA from the coding sequence TTCAGTTCGCCGCCAGCGCCGACCGCTGGCACCTTTACAAGGACCACGTGCACCTCGCGCCGCACCATCAGGAGGGCGGGCTGCTGCGCTTCGAGGCGAGCCTGATGCCCTTTGTGGACAACCCCGACCGCCAGGCCCTCGTCGTCATCGACATGCAAAACGACTTCTGCTCGCCGGGCGGCTGGACCGACGTCTCGGGGCTGGACCATGAACGCTGCCGCCGGGCGATTCCCGGCGTGATCCGTGCCCTGGAGGTGGCCCGCGAGCGCCAGATGTGGGTGATCTGGGTGGACTGGCACAACCGCCCGGACCTGCGCAACCTCGGCGCCCCCACCCTCTTTTCCTTCAAGCACAGCTTGGAGCAGCGCGGCATCGGGCAGGAGCTGGAGCGCGGGCCGGTGCTCACGGCGGGGTCGTGGGGCGCCCGGATGGTGGACGAACTGCTGGTGCGGATGCGTGAGGAGGACATCCTCACCGAGAAGGTCCGCATGGACGGCTTTTTCGGCACCCACCTCGACCAGGTGCTGCGGACCCAGGGCATCGAGACCCTCCTGTTCGCGGGGGTCAACATCGACCAGGGCGTGACCTCCACGGTGGAGGAAGCGTATCTCCGCGACTATGGCGCGGTGCTGCCGGAAGACGCCTGCGCGACCTCCAGCCCCGACTCCTGCTACGACGCGGTGGTCTTCAACGCCCGCGCCTGCTGGGGCTTTTCGATAACGACCGCCCAGTTCGCGCAGGCCCGGCCCCCCGGAGCAAAGGAGGAAGGCGCATGA
- a CDS encoding universal stress protein — translation MTRVLVLMDFSAAALGALRVARAAFPDGAFTVLHVASPGVDPHPGGYLQEREQLAALGGGELTLGQPAEEALRRAGKCDVIVLGTAGRRGLQRFLLGSVAERVIRDAPVPVLSVHSPEAEDHLPLPAVSQRRWLRALHDLGRVEDPAPARVLVLTDFSDSAHRTLDFVRTHLPGAQTELLHVVDPASLTVPFALPGAPDPPLRGASRQLLAERNALWAREARVRLAELGGGEVVSGEPAGIALDRAAGGEYDLVAVGTSGKGSLSRLMLGSVALRIVRESPVPVLTARAPDGPAA, via the coding sequence ATGACCCGTGTTCTGGTGCTGATGGACTTCTCGGCCGCCGCGTTGGGGGCCTTGCGGGTGGCGCGGGCGGCGTTTCCGGACGGGGCCTTTACGGTGCTGCACGTGGCATCGCCCGGCGTGGACCCCCACCCCGGGGGCTACCTTCAGGAGAGAGAACAGCTCGCGGCCCTGGGCGGCGGCGAGCTCACGCTCGGGCAGCCCGCTGAGGAGGCCCTGAGGCGGGCGGGCAAGTGCGACGTGATCGTGCTGGGGACCGCCGGACGGCGCGGCCTCCAGCGCTTCTTGCTGGGGTCGGTGGCCGAACGGGTGATCCGCGACGCCCCGGTGCCTGTGCTGAGCGTCCACTCGCCGGAGGCGGAAGACCACCTGCCGCTGCCCGCAGTCTCGCAGCGGCGCTGGCTGCGCGCCCTCCACGACCTCGGGCGGGTGGAGGACCCGGCGCCCGCCCGCGTGCTGGTCCTGACGGACTTTTCGGACAGCGCCCACCGCACCCTGGACTTCGTGCGGACGCATCTGCCGGGGGCGCAAACGGAGCTGCTGCACGTGGTCGATCCGGCCTCCCTGACGGTGCCCTTCGCGTTGCCGGGCGCCCCGGACCCCCCGCTGCGCGGCGCCAGCCGCCAGCTCCTTGCCGAGCGCAACGCCCTGTGGGCGCGGGAGGCGCGTGTCCGGCTGGCCGAACTGGGCGGCGGCGAGGTGGTGAGTGGTGAGCCCGCCGGGATCGCGCTGGACCGTGCGGCGGGCGGGGAGTATGACCTCGTGGCCGTCGGCACCTCGGGCAAGGGAAGCCTCTCGCGCCTGATGCTGGGCTCGGTGGCGTTGCGGATCGTCCGCGAGTCGCCCGTCCCGGTCCTCACCGCCCGCGCCCCGGACGGCCCGGCCGCCTGA
- a CDS encoding VLRF1 family aeRF1-type release factor — protein MIYPSELARLQSLPEDQSVLMAVVHVNPASQDNHGDALTTRVKSALNDLGVPPTLGQRLLDDVARAREARGKSAVYVLGEGIDERFDVQLDLPERFHFGRPLPALVQAVTEAYPPVGVLAVDRDWARMFILKQGELTELRREQNTELQDVDRDDLTASTTAVPGAQGAARAQDGSGFSAQGTGPRSDSGVELFRRHLDALQQRFYNETAQELARLMKDHDLNHLILVGPVARLAEFRAEIPDTASFEVVGETNVEVGTGSAPEQMLLGRLIPLLEEFAQTEQVRLMEQLQEQGVMEMERVLEMVQQGRVYLLVIPEDGSQVNLFRSHNREVPYFTARKDAQESPLDGSPMERVTLEEMLPQLQALYGLEVRRVYGEHAEKLVREYGGLAGLTRY, from the coding sequence ATGATCTATCCGAGCGAGCTTGCCCGCCTCCAGTCCCTGCCCGAGGACCAGTCCGTGCTGATGGCGGTGGTTCACGTCAACCCCGCCAGCCAGGACAACCACGGCGACGCCCTGACCACCCGGGTCAAGAGCGCGCTGAACGACCTCGGCGTGCCGCCCACCCTGGGACAGCGCCTGCTCGACGACGTGGCCCGCGCCCGCGAGGCCCGGGGCAAGAGTGCCGTGTACGTGCTGGGCGAGGGCATCGACGAGCGCTTTGACGTGCAGCTCGACCTGCCCGAACGCTTCCATTTCGGGCGTCCGCTGCCCGCGCTGGTCCAGGCCGTCACCGAGGCGTACCCCCCGGTCGGCGTGCTGGCCGTGGACCGCGACTGGGCACGGATGTTTATCCTGAAGCAGGGCGAGCTGACCGAGCTGCGGCGCGAGCAGAACACCGAGCTTCAGGACGTGGACCGCGACGACCTGACCGCCTCCACCACGGCCGTTCCCGGCGCGCAGGGGGCGGCCCGTGCTCAGGACGGCAGCGGGTTCAGCGCGCAGGGCACCGGGCCGCGCAGCGACAGCGGCGTGGAACTGTTCCGGCGGCACCTCGACGCCCTGCAACAGCGCTTCTACAACGAGACCGCCCAGGAACTCGCGCGCCTGATGAAGGACCATGACCTGAACCACCTGATCCTGGTCGGGCCGGTCGCGCGTCTGGCGGAGTTTCGCGCCGAGATCCCTGATACGGCCTCCTTCGAGGTGGTCGGCGAGACGAACGTGGAGGTCGGCACCGGCAGCGCCCCCGAACAGATGCTGCTGGGGCGCCTGATCCCGCTGCTGGAGGAGTTCGCCCAGACCGAGCAGGTCCGCTTGATGGAGCAGCTTCAGGAACAGGGCGTGATGGAGATGGAGCGGGTCCTGGAGATGGTGCAGCAGGGGCGGGTGTACCTGCTCGTCATTCCGGAGGACGGCTCGCAGGTGAACCTCTTCCGCAGCCACAACCGCGAGGTCCCGTACTTCACCGCCCGCAAGGACGCACAGGAAAGCCCGCTGGACGGCAGCCCGATGGAGCGGGTGACACTGGAGGAGATGCTGCCGCAGCTTCAGGCGCTCTACGGGCTGGAGGTCCGGCGGGTCTATGGCGAGCACGCCGAGAAGCTCGTCCGGGAATACGGCGGCCTGGCCGGGCTGACCCGGTACTGA
- a CDS encoding universal stress protein: MTRRVLVPTDFSDRADRAAAWARQAFPDAEVRLLHVVDPLTLHAPSVAAPGSGYVLSGERLGVQRDFETEVHERLRRLGSGELVVGSPVDEILRYAQAGSFDLIALGATGTGDPGGSGLGSTAERLARESPVPVVIVH; the protein is encoded by the coding sequence ATGACCCGGCGTGTCCTCGTCCCCACCGACTTCTCCGACCGTGCCGACCGCGCCGCCGCGTGGGCGCGGCAGGCCTTCCCAGACGCCGAGGTGCGGCTGCTGCACGTCGTCGATCCCCTCACCCTGCACGCCCCCTCCGTCGCTGCGCCGGGGAGCGGCTACGTCCTGAGCGGCGAGAGGCTGGGGGTGCAGCGCGACTTCGAGACCGAGGTGCACGAGCGGCTGCGGCGGCTGGGCAGCGGCGAACTGGTGGTGGGCTCGCCGGTAGACGAGATTCTGCGCTACGCGCAGGCGGGCTCCTTCGACCTGATCGCCCTCGGCGCGACTGGCACGGGCGACCCGGGGGGCTCCGGCCTGGGCTCGACCGCCGAACGCCTCGCGCGGGAGTCGCCGGTGCCGGTCGTCATCGTGCACTGA
- a CDS encoding cation-transporting P-type ATPase, translated as MTQPLGPPPASHAPEPPPWHAASPGDVLARLDTTPEGLRVAGAARRLERYGRNALPAREPPGVWRVMMRQILNPLIWQGPHLALDVGLGGAANRPRIAHPGAHGPGHRLRCPTLLPGGPMTTPRDPDRIQRRPADQPPSFAGTDSDRGATPSPGAVVPSRPFPGSAL; from the coding sequence ATGACCCAGCCGCTGGGCCCACCCCCCGCTTCACACGCCCCCGAGCCCCCACCCTGGCACGCCGCCTCCCCCGGGGACGTTCTCGCCCGGCTGGACACCACCCCGGAGGGCCTGAGGGTGGCTGGGGCCGCCCGGCGGCTGGAGCGGTACGGGCGCAACGCCCTGCCCGCGCGCGAGCCGCCGGGCGTGTGGCGCGTCATGATGCGCCAGATTCTCAACCCGCTGATCTGGCAAGGTCCCCATCTCGCGCTTGATGTTGGGCTCGGTGGCGCTGCGAATCGTCCGCGAATCGCCCATCCCGGTGCTCACGGCCCGGGCCACCGATTGAGATGCCCCACCCTTCTCCCCGGAGGACCCATGACCACCCCACGAGACCCTGACCGCATCCAGAGGCGGCCCGCCGACCAACCCCCCTCGTTCGCAGGGACCGACAGCGACCGGGGCGCGACCCCCAGCCCCGGCGCGGTGGTCCCTTCCCGGCCCTTCCCGGGGAGTGCCCTGTGA
- a CDS encoding universal stress protein yields the protein MTRPLVMMDFSPAALAALGAARAAFPDASPTVLHVVSPDTDPHPGGYAREHEGLAALGGGEIALGPPAEEALRRAGTGQYDLIVMGTAGRRGVGRLLLGSVAERLIRESPVPVFSVHSPPGDDHRPLEQRAWQRAVQEVRGQEAPAARRVLVLTDFSPAARRALNFVRTHLPGAEVRPLHVVEPAALTVPFALPGVGDPPLRGASARFLEQRNAEWEQEAGRHLAELGGGEVVRGDPAQVALERVAGGGYDLVAVGTAGRGGLARLTLGSVALRLVRESPVPVLTARGEEP from the coding sequence GTGACGCGCCCCCTCGTCATGATGGACTTTTCCCCGGCGGCGCTCGCCGCGCTGGGGGCCGCTCGCGCCGCCTTCCCGGACGCCTCGCCGACCGTGCTGCACGTGGTGTCGCCGGACACGGACCCCCACCCCGGGGGGTACGCCCGGGAGCACGAGGGGCTCGCGGCGCTGGGCGGCGGCGAAATCGCGCTGGGCCCGCCCGCCGAGGAGGCGCTGAGGCGCGCGGGAACGGGACAGTACGACCTGATCGTGATGGGCACCGCCGGGCGGCGGGGGGTGGGGCGGCTGCTGCTGGGGTCGGTCGCCGAGCGGTTGATCCGTGAGTCGCCCGTGCCGGTCTTCAGCGTGCACTCACCGCCGGGAGACGACCACCGCCCCCTGGAGCAGCGGGCCTGGCAGCGCGCCGTGCAGGAGGTGCGTGGCCAGGAAGCTCCGGCGGCCCGGCGCGTGCTCGTCCTGACCGACTTCTCCCCGGCTGCGCGGCGGGCCCTGAACTTCGTGCGGACCCACCTGCCCGGCGCGGAGGTCAGGCCCCTGCACGTGGTCGAGCCCGCCGCCCTGACGGTGCCCTTCGCGCTGCCCGGAGTGGGCGACCCCCCGCTGCGCGGCGCGAGCGCCCGCTTTCTGGAGCAGCGCAACGCCGAGTGGGAACAGGAGGCGGGGCGGCACCTGGCCGAGCTGGGCGGCGGCGAGGTCGTCCGGGGTGACCCGGCGCAGGTCGCGCTGGAGCGCGTGGCGGGCGGCGGGTACGACCTCGTGGCGGTCGGCACCGCCGGGCGCGGCGGCCTCGCGCGGCTCACCCTGGGGTCGGTCGCGCTGCGGCTGGTGCGCGAGTCCCCGGTGCCGGTGCTCACCGCCCGGGGGGAGGAACCATGA
- a CDS encoding HAD-IC family P-type ATPase codes for MTIRPLKAPPPPALSDDPPWHTLETGATLAALGTDPGRGLGDEEAGDRLARLGPNELIDRGVKSPWKILWEQLTAVMVLILIAAAGLSAFLEKWLEAGAILAIFLLFAGLGFLQEYRAERAIAALKRLAVPVVRARRGGDWRELSARDLVPGDVIALEAGNVVPADVRLLESANLRVQEAALTGESEPVEKEVAALTRADAPLGDRRNLGFMGTTVTYGRGTAVVVETGMRTQLGRIATLIQDVKGSMTPLQARLDRVGKGLAAAGVVVAVLILALGLLAGETFEDMLLTAISVAVAVVPEGLPAVVTFTLALGAQKMLRRNALIRKLPAVETLGSVTTICSDKTGTLTENRMTVTVLDVAGERVDLSPTLHARMPALERGDAWPGVLLGTSPLMHLTLAVGALCNDARVRLGEGGRLETLGDPTEGALLVAAANAGLAQDEMTRALPRVAELPFDSERKRMTTVHARAEHVPDGLGAVLGRDGLDPGLGFVAFTKGAVDGLLDLSTQVFDGSGVRPLDSGWRRRIEGAQGALARDGMRVLGVAFRLLDAPLADERVERDLVFLGLVGMIDPPRPEVREAVARCRAAGIRPIMITGDHPLTASFIARDLGISTNERVVTGVDLAKMTDADLERAVADVNVFARVSPEHKLRIVEALQRRGQVVAMTGDGVNDAPALKKADIGVAMGITGTDVSKEAADMVLRDDNFATIVAAVEEGRTIYDNLRRFVRFAITGNVGKVGVMLLWPLPFALLGLPLDSAVALLPLQLLWLNLMTDGLLGLAMGVEKPERGVMARPPQSPREGLFSGGMGWQVACAGVYIAAVALAVGFAYYGGSGGGAATRGAVRAPPARHLPAPRAAVPRRPPALGRPGLHAAPGPGGREGARSPPDPDPPGLRPHLSPAVSSRDLPRARPSRGRRTTRAPWRKGMFRHVLVTTDGSPLGDLALPHAGDLARRYGATLTLLHVVPPLPVGVFAEGAAYVDAEEVWP; via the coding sequence ATGACCATCCGCCCCCTGAAGGCGCCCCCGCCGCCCGCCCTCAGCGACGATCCCCCCTGGCACACGCTGGAGACCGGGGCCACCCTCGCCGCGCTGGGCACCGACCCGGGGCGCGGCCTGGGCGACGAGGAGGCCGGGGACCGCCTCGCCCGGCTGGGGCCCAACGAGCTGATCGACCGGGGAGTGAAAAGCCCCTGGAAGATCCTCTGGGAGCAGCTCACCGCCGTGATGGTCCTCATCCTGATCGCGGCGGCGGGGCTCTCCGCCTTCCTGGAGAAGTGGCTGGAGGCGGGCGCGATCCTCGCCATCTTCCTGCTCTTCGCGGGGCTCGGCTTCCTCCAGGAGTACCGGGCCGAGCGGGCCATCGCCGCCCTGAAACGGCTCGCCGTGCCCGTCGTGCGCGCCCGTCGCGGCGGGGACTGGCGTGAACTCAGCGCCCGCGACCTCGTGCCCGGGGACGTGATCGCCCTGGAGGCGGGAAACGTCGTGCCCGCCGACGTGCGGCTCCTGGAGAGCGCCAACCTGCGGGTGCAGGAGGCGGCCCTGACCGGCGAGTCCGAGCCGGTCGAGAAGGAGGTGGCCGCGCTGACCCGGGCGGACGCACCCCTGGGGGACCGCCGCAACCTGGGCTTCATGGGCACCACCGTCACCTACGGGCGCGGCACGGCGGTCGTCGTGGAGACCGGGATGCGCACCCAGCTCGGGCGCATCGCCACCCTGATTCAGGACGTGAAGGGCAGCATGACCCCCCTGCAAGCCCGCCTCGACCGGGTGGGCAAGGGCCTCGCGGCGGCGGGGGTGGTCGTCGCCGTCCTGATCCTCGCTCTCGGGCTGCTCGCCGGGGAGACCTTCGAGGACATGCTCCTGACGGCGATCAGCGTGGCGGTCGCCGTCGTGCCCGAGGGCCTGCCCGCCGTCGTGACCTTCACCCTCGCGCTGGGTGCCCAGAAGATGCTGCGGAGAAACGCCCTGATCCGCAAGCTGCCCGCCGTGGAGACGCTGGGCTCCGTCACCACCATCTGCTCGGACAAGACGGGCACCCTGACCGAGAACCGCATGACCGTCACCGTCCTCGACGTGGCGGGCGAGCGGGTGGACCTCAGCCCCACCCTGCACGCCCGGATGCCCGCCCTGGAGCGCGGGGACGCCTGGCCCGGGGTGCTGCTGGGTACCTCCCCGCTGATGCACCTCACCCTCGCGGTTGGGGCGCTGTGCAACGACGCGCGGGTGAGGCTGGGTGAGGGCGGGCGCCTGGAGACCCTGGGTGACCCCACCGAGGGCGCCCTCCTCGTGGCGGCGGCGAACGCGGGCCTCGCGCAAGACGAGATGACTCGCGCCCTACCCCGGGTGGCCGAACTGCCCTTCGACTCCGAGCGCAAGCGCATGACGACCGTCCACGCGCGGGCGGAGCATGTCCCCGACGGTCTCGGCGCGGTGCTGGGCCGGGATGGGCTGGACCCCGGCCTCGGCTTCGTGGCCTTCACGAAGGGGGCGGTGGACGGCCTGCTCGACCTCTCCACGCAGGTCTTCGACGGCTCGGGCGTGCGGCCCCTCGACTCTGGGTGGCGCCGCCGCATCGAGGGGGCGCAGGGGGCCCTGGCGCGCGACGGGATGCGGGTGCTGGGGGTGGCCTTCCGCCTGCTGGATGCCCCCCTCGCAGACGAGCGGGTGGAGCGGGACCTCGTGTTCCTGGGCCTCGTGGGCATGATCGACCCGCCGCGTCCGGAGGTCCGTGAGGCCGTCGCGCGCTGCCGGGCGGCGGGCATCCGGCCCATCATGATCACCGGGGACCACCCCCTCACGGCGAGCTTCATCGCGCGCGATCTCGGCATCTCCACCAATGAACGGGTGGTCACCGGGGTGGACCTGGCAAAGATGACCGACGCGGACCTCGAACGGGCGGTGGCGGACGTGAACGTCTTCGCCCGCGTGTCGCCCGAACACAAGCTGCGGATCGTGGAGGCCCTCCAGCGGCGCGGGCAGGTCGTCGCCATGACCGGGGACGGGGTGAACGACGCGCCCGCGCTGAAGAAGGCCGACATCGGCGTGGCGATGGGGATCACGGGCACGGACGTCTCCAAGGAGGCGGCGGACATGGTGTTGCGCGACGACAACTTCGCCACCATCGTCGCGGCGGTCGAGGAGGGGCGCACGATCTACGACAACCTGCGGAGATTCGTGCGCTTCGCCATCACCGGCAACGTGGGCAAGGTCGGCGTGATGCTGCTGTGGCCGCTGCCCTTCGCGCTGCTGGGTCTCCCGCTGGACTCGGCGGTCGCCCTGCTGCCGCTGCAACTGCTGTGGCTCAACCTGATGACCGACGGTCTGCTGGGGCTGGCGATGGGCGTGGAGAAACCCGAGCGGGGCGTGATGGCCCGTCCCCCCCAGTCCCCGCGCGAGGGCCTGTTCAGCGGCGGGATGGGCTGGCAGGTCGCGTGTGCGGGGGTGTACATCGCCGCCGTGGCGCTGGCGGTGGGATTCGCGTATTATGGTGGCTCTGGTGGTGGCGCTGCAACTCGCGGCGCTGTACGTGCCCCCCCTGCAAGGCACCTTCCTGCGCCTCGTGCCGCTGTCCCCCGCCGACCTCCTGCTCTCGGTCGGCCTGGGCTTCACGCTGCTCCTGGCCCTGGAGGTCGAGAAGGGGCTCGCTCGCCGCCGGACCCGGACCCGCCGGGCCTCCGCCCCCACCTGAGCCCCGCCGTGTCGTCCCGGGACCTGCCCCGCGCTCGCCCGTCCCGGGGCCGCCGCACCACCCGAGCGCCCTGGAGGAAAGGTATGTTCAGGCATGTCCTCGTGACGACCGACGGCAGCCCGCTGGGTGACCTCGCGCTGCCCCACGCCGGCGACCTCGCCCGCCGGTACGGGGCCACGCTGACCCTGCTGCACGTGGTGCCGCCACTCCCGGTGGGGGTCTTCGCCGAGGGTGCGGCCTATGTGGACGCCGAGGAGGTTTGGCCGTGA
- a CDS encoding universal stress protein: MIRRVLVPFDFSEGARAALDLARSRFPGAQVDVLHVVDGRQLGLRPVWMRDPRGGVPDTPSERERREVAVRQAQARLNEELGGGLAVEGFPVETIVERAQTQGYALVVISPRGKSGLHRAVLGSVAEGVVRQARVPVLVLHSKVF, translated from the coding sequence GTGATCAGACGAGTTCTGGTTCCCTTCGACTTCTCCGAGGGCGCGCGTGCGGCCCTGGATCTGGCGCGTTCGCGCTTTCCGGGGGCGCAGGTGGACGTGCTGCACGTCGTGGACGGCCGGCAACTCGGGCTTCGTCCGGTGTGGATGCGGGACCCGCGGGGCGGGGTGCCGGACACCCCCAGCGAGCGCGAGCGGCGCGAGGTTGCCGTGCGGCAGGCGCAGGCCCGTCTGAACGAGGAACTCGGCGGCGGCCTGGCCGTCGAGGGCTTTCCGGTCGAGACCATCGTCGAGCGTGCCCAGACCCAGGGCTATGCCTTGGTGGTGATCAGCCCCCGGGGCAAGTCGGGCCTGCACCGCGCCGTGCTGGGGTCGGTGGCCGAAGGCGTGGTCCGCCAGGCGCGGGTGCCTGTGCTGGTCCTGCACTCCAAGGTCTTTTAG
- a CDS encoding universal stress protein, protein MFQNVLAATDFSPRGNAAVAWAREAFPEAHVHVVHVLDTIALHAPLVVSPSGPSVPLPIFSKVQERAERATREALETLAQLGGGELRTGRPHEVVLQLAEDGSYDVVVLGATGKGGLEKFLLGSTAERLLRLAPIPVVIVP, encoded by the coding sequence ATGTTCCAGAACGTCCTGGCCGCCACCGATTTCTCCCCGCGCGGGAACGCCGCCGTCGCCTGGGCCCGCGAAGCCTTTCCAGAGGCCCACGTTCACGTCGTTCACGTGCTCGACACCATCGCGCTGCACGCGCCGCTGGTCGTCTCCCCCAGCGGGCCGTCGGTGCCCCTACCTATCTTCTCGAAGGTGCAGGAAAGGGCCGAGCGTGCCACCCGCGAGGCACTGGAAACCCTCGCGCAGTTGGGGGGTGGGGAACTGCGCACGGGCCGACCCCATGAGGTGGTGTTGCAACTGGCGGAGGACGGCTCCTATGACGTGGTGGTGCTGGGGGCCACCGGCAAGGGTGGGCTGGAGAAGTTCCTGCTGGGGTCCACGGCGGAACGGTTGTTGCGTCTGGCTCCCATCCCCGTCGTCATAGTCCCCTGA
- a CDS encoding response regulator has translation MSEVRVLIVDDQPWVRFGLAKLLDLEDGVRVVADLESGEAALAWLETGQADVVLMDVRMPGLGSVGTIREVRARGGPPVILLTTFEDDEDMFAGLRAGAAGYVLKDVSVEALRDALLRVARGERYVQPRVADVLADSLSRERERERRDVAPEPLTPRELEVLALLARGLTNKRIARALNLGEGTVKIHVSNVLGKLGADDRVEAVRLAVARGLPGGGERTEREEPP, from the coding sequence GTGAGCGAGGTCCGGGTCCTGATCGTGGACGACCAGCCCTGGGTACGCTTCGGCCTCGCCAAGCTGCTCGATCTGGAAGACGGCGTGCGGGTCGTCGCCGACCTGGAGAGCGGCGAGGCGGCCCTCGCCTGGCTGGAGACGGGGCAGGCGGACGTGGTGCTGATGGACGTACGGATGCCGGGCCTCGGCAGCGTGGGGACCATCCGCGAGGTCAGGGCGCGCGGCGGTCCCCCGGTGATTCTGCTCACGACCTTCGAGGACGACGAGGACATGTTCGCGGGGTTGCGGGCGGGGGCGGCGGGGTACGTGCTCAAGGACGTATCGGTGGAGGCGCTGCGCGACGCCCTGCTGCGGGTGGCCCGGGGTGAGCGGTACGTGCAGCCGCGGGTGGCGGACGTACTTGCCGACTCGCTCTCCCGCGAGCGCGAGCGCGAGCGCCGGGACGTGGCGCCCGAGCCACTCACGCCGCGCGAACTGGAGGTGCTGGCGCTGCTGGCGCGCGGTCTCACGAACAAGCGCATCGCCCGGGCGCTGAACCTGGGCGAGGGCACGGTCAAGATTCACGTGTCGAACGTGCTGGGCAAGCTCGGGGCGGACGACCGGGTGGAGGCGGTGCGCCTCGCCGTCGCCCGCGGGCTGCCGGGCGGGGGGGAGCGGACGGAGCGGGAAGAACCCCCGTGA
- a CDS encoding sensor histidine kinase has product MLPLLYLPVLLRARLSLLWAAGVSLLAYVGLSFAWLLALEATQVTWFTLSEIQNRAATLSALVLLGGFLVLLVSAYVLALFEFALREARAYDEVEAKQRELEGALERVRSLGELEVEHASLTERARISRELHDTLGHHLTAQRYDLQFALWSRSGDAEERGALERALTRNEEAIADVRLAVNVMKPRPSGEDLLTSLRRLVSAWPDKANICLEVMGRERPLPEDVHLALYRAAQECMTNARRRAPGERLTLGVTFGEDAVVLEARNLVGRVLVRANDTGQGLASLARRAEVLRGEAHSGVQGSQFMVRLRVPA; this is encoded by the coding sequence GTGCTGCCGCTACTGTACCTGCCAGTGCTGTTGCGCGCCCGGCTCTCGCTCCTCTGGGCCGCAGGGGTCAGTCTGCTCGCCTACGTGGGGCTCTCCTTCGCCTGGCTCCTCGCACTGGAAGCGACCCAGGTGACCTGGTTCACGCTCTCGGAGATCCAGAACCGGGCCGCAACCCTCAGCGCCCTGGTGCTGCTAGGTGGGTTCCTCGTGCTGCTGGTCAGCGCCTACGTCCTGGCCCTCTTCGAGTTCGCCCTGCGGGAGGCGCGGGCGTACGACGAGGTGGAGGCCAAGCAGCGCGAGCTGGAAGGCGCCCTGGAGCGTGTCCGGTCGCTCGGTGAGCTGGAGGTTGAGCACGCCAGCCTCACCGAGCGCGCCCGCATCTCGCGTGAACTGCACGACACGCTGGGGCATCACCTCACCGCCCAGCGCTACGACCTCCAGTTCGCCCTGTGGTCCCGGTCCGGGGACGCCGAGGAGCGAGGGGCCCTGGAGCGGGCCCTGACCCGCAACGAGGAGGCCATCGCGGACGTGCGGCTCGCCGTCAACGTGATGAAGCCCCGGCCCAGCGGCGAGGACCTGCTTACCTCCCTGCGCCGCCTCGTCTCGGCGTGGCCCGACAAGGCGAACATCTGCCTGGAAGTCATGGGCCGGGAGCGTCCCCTGCCCGAGGACGTTCACCTCGCGCTCTACCGCGCGGCCCAGGAGTGTATGACGAACGCCCGTCGGCGCGCGCCCGGCGAGCGGCTCACCCTCGGGGTGACCTTCGGGGAGGACGCCGTGGTGCTCGAAGCGCGCAACCTGGTTGGGCGGGTGCTCGTCCGGGCGAACGACACCGGGCAGGGCCTCGCCTCCCTCGCACGGCGGGCCGAGGTCCTGCGGGGTGAGGCCCACTCCGGGGTCCAGGGCAGTCAGTTCATGGTGCGGCTGCGGGTGCCCGCGTGA
- a CDS encoding CBS domain-containing protein yields the protein MLRHRVGGLPVVNVRHEVVGVVTVTDVLCEYVRLTDAGEVGPIS from the coding sequence ATGCTCCGCCACCGGGTGGGCGGCCTGCCCGTGGTGAATGTCCGCCATGAGGTCGTCGGCGTTGTCACCGTGACCGACGTGCTGTGCGAGTACGTCCGCCTGACGGATGCTGGGGAGGTGGGGCCAATCTCCTGA